One window of the Pedobacter ginsengisoli genome contains the following:
- a CDS encoding condensation domain-containing protein, which produces MKRKLLFAERMLHGNGDAPFNAVIPIKLRGSFEESNLCHALQQLQAKHPFLNAFVKDDEQSMPWFVVNDRIKLKIPLRIVTRTTDDDWKTESMKEWSIVFDTRSGPLMRLVWIKGEEFSEFIMVIHHCLCDGGSAMAILAELLLLIDDGSVEIGKEDPILRIEDIIPGSILNNRKKIIKAKLIGGVANLFLWLVPVKKKLIDRKRDYMIHWKLEKELSDRLIRKCKSEGVTVNTALCVAVLNAFKEVRKENFHNKISLPVDIRRFAPKIKRDNIFAFGLMLVVSADKNLDFFADAKRMQEDIDAKTAKLDPYETIMMMEESHSSLKNFTNFLKYGKSSNDCMFSNLGRVDIPYLYKKFAVETIFSPSVIGPLGNTTTLVTSTYLGQMDFTFIASEGFIPYAEAQAIKEKMMEILNKL; this is translated from the coding sequence ATGAAAAGGAAACTTCTATTTGCCGAAAGAATGCTTCATGGAAATGGAGACGCACCCTTTAATGCCGTAATCCCTATAAAGTTAAGGGGTAGTTTTGAAGAGAGTAACCTGTGCCATGCATTACAGCAGCTTCAGGCAAAACACCCTTTTTTAAATGCTTTTGTTAAGGATGATGAGCAATCAATGCCCTGGTTTGTAGTTAATGACAGAATTAAACTTAAAATTCCACTAAGAATTGTTACCCGAACCACCGATGATGACTGGAAAACAGAGTCAATGAAGGAGTGGTCTATAGTATTTGATACGAGATCTGGTCCCTTAATGAGATTAGTATGGATAAAAGGCGAAGAATTTTCTGAGTTTATAATGGTTATTCATCACTGTCTTTGTGATGGAGGATCAGCTATGGCAATTTTAGCTGAACTATTGCTCCTTATTGATGATGGTTCTGTTGAGATAGGTAAGGAAGATCCCATTTTAAGAATCGAGGATATTATACCAGGTTCAATTCTTAATAACAGAAAAAAGATCATTAAAGCTAAATTAATTGGTGGTGTAGCAAATTTGTTTTTATGGCTAGTTCCGGTTAAGAAAAAACTGATTGACCGGAAACGTGATTATATGATTCACTGGAAGCTCGAAAAGGAATTGAGTGATCGGTTAATTCGGAAATGCAAATCAGAGGGTGTTACTGTTAACACTGCCTTATGTGTAGCAGTGTTAAATGCTTTTAAAGAAGTTCGTAAGGAAAACTTTCATAATAAAATTTCGCTTCCTGTCGATATCCGCAGGTTTGCACCAAAAATAAAGCGCGATAACATCTTCGCATTTGGTTTAATGCTGGTCGTTTCTGCAGATAAGAACCTTGACTTTTTTGCTGATGCCAAAAGAATGCAGGAGGATATTGATGCCAAAACCGCAAAGCTGGATCCGTATGAAACGATTATGATGATGGAGGAGTCTCATTCATCATTAAAGAACTTCACTAATTTTTTGAAATATGGTAAATCAAGTAACGATTGCATGTTTTCTAATCTTGGTAGAGTGGATATTCCTTATCTGTACAAAAAATTTGCTGTAGAAACTATTTTTAGTCCTTCAGTAATAGGGCCGCTGGGTAATACAACAACACTTGTTACCTCTACTTATCTTGGGCAAATGGACTTTACATTTATCGCCAGCGAAGGATTTATTCCTTATGCTGAAGCGCAGGCTATTAAAGAAAAAATGATGGAAATACTGAATAAACTATGA
- a CDS encoding condensation domain-containing protein translates to MRRRLIMGERIMYVDSATPLNCVFAVTIRGNFSLERLRNALHKVQQKHPLLRASIKEDAAGVPYFVSSNKLSEIPIRIGERVSDEDWKVQSKLEWNKLFNGKSSPLARVVWLKDAEVSDLMLICPHCVCDGATFVALMSEILELLDNPEKELISYLPFNSMEGLLSQSFKVSKAKALKASFFSVVAKLFFLFKSTKGSNPTGQNYLLHWKLDAEKTAMLTAECKAAGVSVYAALCVVLLKAFQSIKGSKAHGKVICPVDVRKFVAEIKVDHMFAFAPIAELSVSDKPDGFWDKAKKVKEDLNTKIAAMNVHELLLMSEYFHGSVKKMVKYLQTTQGTHDVTFSNMGRLGISETYESFQVETIYSPTVGFPWRNPNTIVVSTFKGEMDFTFCSNDSFLPEGEAIEIKNKVLELLQQELMMNYA, encoded by the coding sequence ATGAGAAGGCGTCTGATCATGGGAGAAAGAATCATGTATGTAGATTCCGCTACTCCGTTAAACTGTGTGTTTGCCGTAACTATTCGCGGTAACTTTTCGCTTGAACGGTTACGAAATGCATTGCATAAAGTACAGCAAAAGCACCCTTTATTACGAGCGAGTATAAAGGAAGATGCTGCGGGGGTTCCTTATTTTGTTTCAAGTAATAAGCTTTCTGAAATTCCAATCAGGATTGGAGAAAGAGTTAGTGATGAAGATTGGAAAGTACAATCTAAACTAGAATGGAATAAACTCTTTAACGGGAAAAGTAGCCCCCTTGCAAGAGTAGTTTGGTTAAAAGATGCCGAAGTTTCTGACTTAATGCTTATTTGTCCGCATTGTGTTTGTGATGGGGCTACCTTTGTAGCTTTGATGAGCGAAATACTGGAGTTATTGGATAACCCGGAAAAGGAACTGATCAGTTATTTGCCATTTAATTCTATGGAAGGGTTGCTTTCACAATCATTTAAAGTAAGTAAAGCAAAAGCTTTAAAAGCGAGTTTTTTTTCAGTTGTTGCTAAACTGTTTTTTCTTTTTAAATCTACAAAAGGTAGCAATCCTACAGGCCAGAATTATTTGTTGCATTGGAAATTAGATGCAGAAAAAACTGCCATGTTAACTGCCGAATGCAAAGCTGCGGGGGTAAGTGTGTATGCTGCATTATGCGTGGTTTTATTAAAAGCATTTCAATCCATAAAAGGAAGCAAGGCACATGGCAAGGTTATCTGCCCGGTAGACGTAAGAAAGTTTGTTGCTGAAATAAAGGTAGATCATATGTTTGCTTTTGCGCCCATTGCTGAACTATCCGTGAGTGATAAGCCAGATGGTTTTTGGGATAAAGCGAAAAAAGTAAAAGAGGATCTGAATACAAAGATTGCGGCAATGAATGTTCATGAATTATTACTTATGAGCGAATATTTTCATGGGTCAGTAAAAAAGATGGTAAAGTATTTACAAACCACACAGGGTACCCATGATGTTACCTTTTCCAATATGGGTCGGTTGGGGATTTCTGAAACATATGAATCCTTTCAGGTCGAGACAATATATAGCCCAACAGTTGGTTTCCCTTGGAGAAATCCCAACACCATTGTTGTAAGTACCTTTAAAGGAGAAATGGACTTCACATTTTGTTCGAATGATTCTTTTTTACCCGAAGGTGAAGCAATAGAAATTAAAAATAAAGTGCTGGAACTATTACAGCAAGAGTTGATGATGAATTATGCTTGA
- a CDS encoding TIGR01212 family radical SAM protein (This family includes YhcC from E. coli K-12, an uncharacterized radical SAM protein.) translates to MGTLLDQGIKGYKNYGTHLKEKYKGQRVFKVIVDGGFTCPNRDGSKGYGGCTYCNVDSFTPELSRKLPTIREQLEQGMERGKSFYKADKFIVYFQPNTNTYAPVHYLKMMYDEALSINPEDVVGFSVGTRPDCIDAEKIALLESYADRFDVDLEMGMESIYDETLNQINRGCSHGEFVEAVKLLENSKLDLCVHTIFGFPWETEEMMLGYIHEINRFPQIKFVKFHHLHIVEGSIMGAKYKKNPFKLFSLEEYTDLLCKLIPLLRPDIIIQRLFGISDWDLLIAPNWGLNKSAIQTYIDKEIERRGVVQGSEYIPK, encoded by the coding sequence TTGGGAACTTTACTGGATCAGGGAATAAAAGGGTATAAAAATTACGGAACACACCTTAAGGAGAAATACAAGGGGCAACGTGTGTTTAAAGTAATAGTTGATGGTGGTTTTACTTGTCCTAATCGAGATGGCAGTAAAGGCTATGGAGGCTGTACTTATTGCAATGTAGACTCTTTTACTCCTGAGCTTTCAAGAAAGCTACCAACCATAAGGGAGCAGTTAGAGCAGGGAATGGAAAGAGGCAAGAGCTTTTATAAAGCTGATAAGTTTATTGTTTATTTCCAGCCTAATACCAATACTTATGCCCCGGTACATTATTTAAAGATGATGTACGATGAAGCATTATCTATAAATCCAGAAGATGTTGTAGGCTTTTCGGTAGGTACCAGACCAGATTGTATTGATGCAGAAAAGATTGCTTTACTGGAAAGCTATGCTGATCGCTTTGACGTAGACTTGGAGATGGGTATGGAGTCTATATACGACGAAACACTCAACCAGATCAATAGAGGATGCAGTCATGGAGAATTTGTTGAGGCAGTTAAACTGCTCGAAAATAGTAAGCTTGATCTATGTGTACATACCATTTTTGGATTTCCATGGGAAACTGAGGAAATGATGCTGGGATACATTCATGAAATTAACCGTTTTCCTCAAATAAAATTTGTGAAATTTCATCACCTTCATATAGTCGAAGGATCAATTATGGGCGCAAAATATAAAAAGAACCCATTTAAGTTATTCTCATTAGAAGAATATACCGACCTGCTTTGTAAATTAATTCCATTATTAAGACCTGATATCATTATTCAACGCCTATTCGGAATATCAGATTGGGATTTGTTGATTGCGCCTAACTGGGGCTTAAATAAATCTGCCATTCAAACCTACATAGATAAGGAAATTGAGCGCAGAGGTGTAGTACAAGGATCAGAATACATACCTAAATAG
- a CDS encoding family 20 glycosylhydrolase, giving the protein MNNFITLKLKVTLVLFISVLSAFAQQKDPVYVIIPQPVKLIPAAGNFQWSNLTKVVLTGSDKSLAPALSELKSISKSVKSKKQVANTVTLTIDASISAAEGYKLSVKKNAITIKSASKEGAFWAIATLKQLLGTNTFVPCVDIEDAPRFSWRGIHLDVSRHFFDLAYLKTMINRMSYYKFNKFHLHLTDDQGWRIEIKKYPELTSKGAWREMNGQDSSCIALSKTNPDYAIPEKHFKMINGKRMYGGFYTQEEMRGLIAYADSKGIEIIPEIDMPGHMMAATNLMPWLTSHGKGGQAKDFSEPLCPCKETTFEFAENVFTEIAALFPSKYIHLGADEVEKSSWKNVPECDEVMKKEGLKSVDELQSYFVRRMERFFNSKGKKLIGWDEILDGGVSPTATMMYWRTWVPTAPKHAAEKGNEVIMTPGEFCYFDAQQDGGSLQKVYSFDPYKFNISENERKFIIGVQANIWTEYIPSERRLEYMVFPRMLAMAEVAWYKGGVDWNNFEQRVQKHYSLLDAMNVNYRLPDLDGFTTQSVFVDKGRLHINKPLAGLTIRYTTDGTLPTIQSKIFTGDLTITKPVQFKIAGFRPNGNRGDIYTINYEHQDYMKSVELSSPAKGLKFSYYPRFYKTVNAIDEKDLASESIAAAIEIPVEKTAGSFATRHKGYFYAEETGIYSFALRSDDGSVLKLGDKVFIDSDGMHTSIEKSAEIALEKGYHPFELMFLEGGGAIR; this is encoded by the coding sequence ATGAACAATTTTATTACTTTGAAACTTAAGGTCACCTTAGTTTTATTTATTTCTGTACTCTCAGCGTTTGCGCAGCAGAAAGATCCGGTATATGTTATTATACCTCAGCCGGTAAAGCTTATTCCTGCTGCCGGTAATTTCCAATGGAGCAATTTAACTAAGGTTGTTTTAACTGGTAGTGATAAAAGTCTGGCACCGGCCTTAAGTGAATTAAAATCTATATCTAAATCAGTGAAGTCAAAAAAACAGGTTGCAAATACAGTAACCTTAACTATTGATGCTTCAATATCTGCAGCCGAAGGCTATAAACTCTCTGTGAAAAAGAATGCCATTACAATTAAGTCCGCCTCCAAAGAGGGTGCATTCTGGGCAATTGCAACATTAAAACAACTATTGGGGACAAACACATTTGTTCCATGCGTTGATATAGAAGATGCTCCCCGTTTTTCATGGCGAGGTATTCATCTTGATGTATCACGTCATTTCTTTGACCTGGCTTACCTTAAAACAATGATCAACAGAATGTCTTATTATAAATTTAATAAGTTTCATTTGCATTTAACAGATGATCAGGGTTGGAGAATTGAGATCAAAAAATATCCTGAACTAACATCTAAAGGTGCATGGAGAGAGATGAATGGACAGGATTCAAGCTGTATTGCGCTTTCTAAAACAAATCCTGATTATGCTATTCCTGAAAAGCATTTCAAAATGATCAACGGTAAAAGAATGTACGGAGGCTTTTATACTCAGGAAGAGATGCGTGGGTTAATTGCATATGCAGATTCAAAAGGGATAGAAATTATTCCCGAAATTGATATGCCGGGCCATATGATGGCTGCAACCAACCTTATGCCTTGGTTAACTTCGCATGGCAAGGGTGGGCAGGCAAAAGATTTCTCTGAACCCTTGTGCCCATGTAAAGAAACAACTTTTGAATTTGCGGAAAATGTATTTACTGAGATAGCAGCATTATTTCCGAGCAAATACATACATCTGGGAGCAGATGAAGTTGAAAAGAGCAGCTGGAAAAATGTACCCGAATGTGATGAGGTGATGAAGAAGGAAGGATTGAAAAGTGTGGATGAGCTACAAAGTTATTTTGTGCGTAGAATGGAAAGGTTTTTTAATAGTAAAGGTAAAAAGCTAATTGGTTGGGATGAGATTCTTGATGGTGGTGTATCCCCAACTGCTACCATGATGTATTGGAGAACCTGGGTGCCTACTGCACCTAAACATGCTGCTGAAAAAGGAAATGAAGTGATAATGACTCCTGGTGAGTTTTGTTATTTTGATGCTCAGCAAGATGGTGGTTCATTGCAAAAGGTATATTCTTTTGATCCGTATAAATTTAACATCTCAGAAAATGAGCGAAAATTTATAATAGGTGTGCAAGCCAATATATGGACAGAATATATCCCTTCTGAAAGAAGATTAGAATATATGGTGTTCCCAAGAATGCTGGCAATGGCTGAAGTAGCATGGTATAAGGGAGGGGTTGATTGGAATAATTTTGAGCAACGTGTACAAAAGCACTATTCATTGCTCGATGCAATGAATGTAAATTACAGGCTTCCGGATCTCGACGGATTCACTACTCAAAGTGTATTTGTTGATAAAGGTAGATTACATATAAATAAACCGCTTGCAGGTTTAACAATAAGGTATACTACAGATGGAACCTTGCCTACTATTCAGTCGAAAATCTTTACCGGAGATTTAACTATAACTAAGCCTGTTCAATTTAAGATAGCTGGTTTTAGACCAAATGGAAACAGAGGAGATATCTATACCATCAATTATGAGCATCAGGATTATATGAAATCTGTGGAATTATCATCACCTGCAAAGGGCTTAAAGTTTTCTTACTATCCACGCTTCTATAAAACAGTAAATGCAATTGATGAAAAAGACCTTGCCAGTGAAAGTATCGCTGCTGCAATAGAAATTCCGGTCGAAAAAACTGCTGGAAGCTTTGCTACCCGTCATAAAGGTTATTTTTATGCGGAAGAAACCGGGATATATTCGTTTGCATTGCGTTCAGATGATGGAAGTGTATTGAAATTAGGAGATAAAGTATTTATAGATAGCGATGGAATGCATACTTCTATTGAAAAATCTGCAGAAATTGCTCTCGAAAAGGGATATCATCCATTTGAGCTTATGTTTCTTGAAGGCGGGGGGGCTATACGTTAA
- a CDS encoding ammonium transporter, translating into MAKVLFKQWGPFAVLMIIAVMALFIPLLPNFDEGKYSAPDIAFVLIAAALVFLMTPGLAFFYGGMVHRKNVLSTMIKSVVAAGVITVLWIVVGFSLAFGDTIGGFIGNPTTYLFFQGVNSGPAWGTIPLSLFAVFQLMFAIITPGLVVGAVAERIRFTSYILFIVLFALFVYSPLAHWTWSPDGFLLKMGVLDFAGGTVVHISAGMAALAGALVLKRRKSHIEHQEVPPANIPYVLIGTGLLWFGWFGFNAGSALGANALAVSAFLTTNTAAGAAGLAWMFFDVARGKKPSVLGFCIGAVVGLVAITPGAGFVSIPSSIFIGAIAAVISNLVVSWKQKTSLDDTLDVFPCHGVGGIVGMLLTGVFATKTVNSAGADGLFYGNPEFFFTQLKGAVIVIIFSFVLSFIIFKLINVVQPIRVTSEEEEEGLDASQHNEKYSQGTLIVASTGAEIENTF; encoded by the coding sequence ATGGCAAAAGTTTTATTTAAACAGTGGGGTCCATTTGCAGTTTTAATGATAATTGCAGTTATGGCTCTTTTTATTCCCTTACTTCCTAACTTTGATGAGGGAAAATACAGCGCACCTGATATCGCATTTGTATTAATAGCCGCCGCGCTTGTATTTTTGATGACTCCAGGACTAGCTTTCTTTTACGGAGGTATGGTGCATCGTAAAAATGTTCTATCTACTATGATTAAAAGTGTGGTTGCCGCAGGGGTAATTACTGTACTTTGGATAGTCGTTGGCTTTAGTCTTGCTTTTGGAGATACGATCGGTGGATTTATTGGTAATCCAACCACCTATTTATTCTTCCAGGGAGTAAATTCAGGCCCGGCATGGGGGACAATTCCGCTTTCATTATTTGCTGTGTTCCAATTGATGTTCGCTATCATTACTCCAGGGTTAGTTGTTGGAGCTGTTGCTGAGCGTATTCGTTTTACATCTTACATCTTATTTATTGTATTATTCGCCCTGTTTGTTTATTCTCCTTTAGCACACTGGACATGGTCTCCTGATGGTTTCCTTTTAAAAATGGGTGTGCTTGATTTTGCTGGTGGTACTGTTGTACATATCTCTGCAGGTATGGCTGCTTTGGCAGGGGCATTGGTTTTAAAACGCAGAAAATCTCATATCGAGCATCAGGAAGTTCCGCCTGCTAATATTCCTTATGTACTAATTGGTACAGGTTTACTTTGGTTCGGTTGGTTTGGCTTTAATGCAGGTTCTGCTTTGGGCGCTAATGCTTTAGCGGTTTCGGCTTTCTTAACTACTAATACTGCTGCTGGTGCTGCTGGTTTAGCCTGGATGTTCTTTGATGTTGCAAGAGGTAAAAAACCTTCAGTTTTAGGTTTCTGTATAGGTGCTGTAGTAGGTTTGGTTGCCATCACACCAGGTGCTGGTTTTGTAAGTATCCCTTCAAGTATCTTTATTGGTGCAATCGCAGCCGTTATTTCTAATCTTGTTGTTTCATGGAAACAGAAAACAAGTTTAGATGATACTCTTGATGTATTCCCTTGCCATGGTGTAGGTGGTATTGTTGGTATGCTTTTAACCGGAGTGTTTGCTACTAAAACTGTAAACAGTGCTGGTGCCGACGGTTTATTTTATGGAAATCCTGAGTTCTTCTTTACTCAGCTTAAAGGAGCCGTAATTGTAATCATTTTCAGCTTTGTATTGTCTTTCATCATCTTTAAACTTATCAACGTTGTACAGCCAATCCGTGTTACTTCAGAAGAAGAAGAAGAAGGATTAGATGCTTCTCAGCACAACGAGAAATATTCTCAAGGTACTTTGATCGTTGCTTCAACCGGCGCCGAAATAGAAAATACATTTTAA
- a CDS encoding porin encodes MKLKSILTITLLSVVSATYAQEATEAPLQISGSVDTYYKYDFSKVSNIPTSFAPDQNSVSIGMIDLALKKTTGKASFVGELSFGPRGQGGSLVPEGTESFHIQNLYVNYAFTDKFTMTAGFMGTFIGYEVISPAANFNYSTSYLFTNGPFQNAGIKATYAFSPKVSLMVGAFNDAWNNYAASPKFGVSTLGAQLMVAPVEGWTAYINLATGYVSGTEIDLTTAYQVTDKFKLGLNAADWSAGQGLKDTGFTGAALYPQYAFSPAVALGLRGEYFKAKKNGGVAAGPDAGESVVGVTLSGNLKAGGLTFIPEVRLDNGSTAKFLKESGALTKSATQVSLAAVYAF; translated from the coding sequence ATGAAATTGAAATCAATACTAACCATCACGCTATTATCTGTTGTTTCAGCTACCTATGCTCAGGAAGCCACTGAAGCTCCTTTACAAATTTCGGGTTCAGTTGATACTTATTATAAATACGATTTTTCAAAAGTGTCGAACATCCCAACAAGCTTTGCTCCTGACCAGAACTCAGTTTCAATTGGGATGATTGATTTGGCCTTGAAAAAAACCACAGGGAAGGCCTCTTTTGTGGGGGAATTATCTTTTGGTCCAAGAGGTCAGGGAGGCTCATTAGTGCCGGAAGGAACGGAATCATTTCATATTCAAAACTTGTATGTTAATTATGCTTTTACTGATAAATTTACCATGACAGCAGGTTTTATGGGTACTTTTATAGGATATGAGGTGATTTCTCCTGCGGCCAACTTTAACTACTCTACATCTTACTTATTTACCAATGGTCCGTTCCAGAATGCTGGTATTAAAGCCACTTATGCTTTCTCGCCAAAAGTTAGCTTAATGGTAGGTGCATTTAATGACGCATGGAATAATTATGCTGCAAGTCCTAAATTTGGTGTTTCAACATTAGGCGCGCAATTAATGGTTGCTCCTGTTGAAGGATGGACAGCTTACATCAATCTTGCAACTGGTTACGTTTCAGGGACTGAGATCGATTTAACTACTGCTTATCAGGTTACTGATAAATTTAAATTGGGGTTAAACGCGGCAGATTGGTCTGCCGGACAAGGTCTTAAAGATACAGGTTTTACAGGTGCTGCTTTATATCCTCAATATGCATTCTCGCCAGCGGTAGCGCTGGGTTTAAGAGGAGAGTATTTTAAAGCAAAAAAGAATGGTGGCGTAGCTGCTGGCCCTGATGCGGGAGAGAGTGTTGTTGGTGTAACTTTATCTGGAAATTTAAAAGCCGGAGGTTTAACTTTTATACCTGAAGTAAGACTTGATAATGGTTCTACTGCTAAATTCCTTAAAGAAAGTGGCGCACTTACAAAATCAGCAACTCAGGTTTCTCTGGCTGCTGTTTATGCATTCTAA
- a CDS encoding ribonuclease H-like YkuK family protein codes for MIWKKFSGEVIHAPILEEVEKAIIRETEKGYHLKVCIGTDSQVKGALTDFATVIVLLREHHGGFMYIHQEKTPQRMSIKERMLIEVQKSIETAYSICDLLDLYDVDLEVHADINTNPMFKSNKALNEAMGYILSMGFIFKAKPEAFASSTCADKMVH; via the coding sequence ATGATCTGGAAAAAATTTAGTGGTGAGGTAATCCATGCACCCATCTTAGAAGAAGTAGAAAAGGCCATTATCAGAGAAACTGAAAAAGGCTATCACCTTAAAGTCTGCATTGGTACAGATTCTCAGGTTAAAGGAGCTTTAACTGACTTTGCAACTGTAATAGTGTTATTAAGAGAGCATCATGGGGGTTTTATGTATATCCATCAGGAGAAAACCCCTCAAAGAATGAGCATAAAAGAAAGAATGCTTATTGAAGTTCAAAAATCTATTGAAACTGCCTACTCAATCTGTGATCTTTTGGATCTTTATGATGTAGACCTGGAAGTACATGCTGACATTAATACTAACCCGATGTTTAAATCAAACAAAGCCTTAAACGAGGCCATGGGCTATATATTAAGTATGGGCTTTATTTTTAAAGCAAAACCGGAAGCTTTTGCCAGTTCTACCTGTGCCGACAAAATGGTACATTAA
- a CDS encoding DEAD/DEAH box helicase → MMVEKVLENLKIASLNEMQKAAVAASEKGGDVVLLAPTGSGKTIGFLLPVLNNLNVNIKGVQALVLVPSRELALQIENVFRQMATGFKVNCCYGGHPVRTERNNLEQPPALLIGTPGRIAYHLRHENFDESTVTTLVLDEFDKALEFGFQDDMSYIIRRLLSLKQRLLTSASAMDEIPEFTGLSSQKEINFLNDVKVSPDLKLKKVLTTAEDKLDTLLKLICKIGNKNTLIFCNHRETVDRISDLLIDKDLAHDIFHGGIEQDERERALLKFRNGSIKILITTDLASRGLDIPEVHCIIHYQLPYTEDAFLHRNGRTARMNAKGTAYLIIADDEKYPFLKAEIETENLKGSFVLPADSDWQTLYIAAGKKDKVNKIDIVGLLLKKGGLQKEDVGLIEVKDQSSYVAVKRNMVNRILKSLSNEKIKGRKVKIEIAM, encoded by the coding sequence ATGATGGTAGAAAAGGTACTGGAAAATCTAAAAATAGCTTCGCTAAATGAAATGCAGAAGGCAGCAGTTGCTGCATCTGAAAAAGGTGGTGATGTAGTTTTACTGGCTCCAACAGGTTCAGGTAAAACAATTGGATTTTTATTGCCCGTTCTAAATAATTTAAATGTCAACATTAAAGGAGTGCAGGCCTTAGTACTTGTGCCTTCCCGTGAGCTTGCATTACAAATTGAGAATGTTTTTAGGCAGATGGCAACTGGTTTTAAGGTGAATTGTTGCTATGGTGGCCACCCGGTTAGAACTGAGCGAAATAATCTGGAACAACCTCCTGCACTACTAATAGGTACCCCGGGTCGGATAGCATACCATCTTCGCCACGAAAACTTTGATGAATCAACAGTAACCACTTTGGTATTGGATGAATTTGATAAAGCCCTTGAGTTTGGTTTTCAGGACGACATGTCATATATCATACGCAGGCTACTTTCATTAAAGCAGCGTTTACTTACGTCGGCTTCGGCGATGGATGAAATTCCGGAATTTACAGGTCTGAGTAGCCAGAAAGAGATTAATTTTTTAAACGATGTAAAAGTTTCTCCTGATTTAAAGCTTAAAAAAGTACTTACCACTGCCGAAGATAAACTAGATACCCTGTTAAAACTGATCTGTAAAATCGGCAATAAGAATACTTTGATTTTTTGTAATCACAGAGAAACTGTTGATCGTATTAGCGATTTGTTGATTGACAAAGATTTAGCCCACGATATATTTCATGGAGGAATAGAACAGGATGAAAGGGAGAGGGCCTTATTAAAGTTCAGAAACGGCAGCATAAAAATTCTTATCACAACTGATCTTGCTTCAAGGGGATTAGATATTCCCGAAGTGCACTGCATTATTCATTATCAATTACCATATACCGAAGATGCGTTTTTGCACCGCAATGGTCGTACTGCAAGGATGAACGCAAAGGGCACCGCATATCTTATTATTGCGGATGATGAAAAATATCCGTTTTTAAAGGCCGAAATAGAAACCGAAAATCTGAAGGGTAGTTTTGTATTACCTGCTGATAGCGACTGGCAAACCTTATATATTGCCGCCGGCAAAAAGGATAAGGTAAATAAAATTGATATTGTGGGCTTACTCCTTAAAAAAGGCGGCCTGCAAAAAGAAGATGTAGGGTTAATTGAAGTTAAAGATCAGTCATCTTATGTTGCTGTGAAACGCAATATGGTTAACAGAATCCTTAAGTCCTTGTCAAATGAGAAGATTAAAGGGCGAAAGGTTAAGATTGAAATTGCAATGTAA
- a CDS encoding DUF1456 family protein, with amino-acid sequence MSNNDIFKKLRVALELTNDDIIKILELVNFKISKSELGSFFRSDDHPNFKPCGDQILRNFLNGLVIYKRGPKPVK; translated from the coding sequence ATGAGCAATAACGATATTTTTAAAAAGCTACGTGTAGCACTTGAGCTAACTAACGACGATATTATCAAAATCCTGGAACTGGTAAACTTTAAGATCTCAAAAAGTGAATTGGGTTCGTTTTTTAGAAGCGACGACCATCCAAATTTTAAGCCATGCGGCGATCAGATCCTTCGGAATTTTTTGAATGGCTTGGTTATTTATAAGCGCGGACCAAAGCC